GGGAGCGGTGGCGACAGGCCGCGGCGGTGCCACGACGCGCACGTACTTCTGCACGCTCGAGCTGGCCTTCAGCGTGCCGGTCGACACGATCCGCAGCGACCACTTGCCCGAAACGCTTGCGGTGAACGAGGTGCGGACGAATCCCCGGGTGTTGCTGTTCAGCGTGCGGACCGCCGCGTTGGGCTTGGCGCCGTCCGGGTCGAAGTACACGACCGCCTTCACGGTGCCCGTGTTGGCCCAGGTCCGCCCGTTCAGGCGCTGAGCCTGTCCCTGGATGGTGATCGGCTTGCCACGGGTGACCGTGGCGGGTCCGGCCGCGTAGGACGCGACGCGGGTGGCGACGGTCGGAGCCGCCTCGGCAGGCGCCGCCACGACCAGCGAGGCGACGACGGCGACGAGCGCCGTCAGGGCCGCGATGACCGCGCGCCCCAGAGATTTCATAGACACGGAATGTCCCCCAGTGAAAAAGTCCGGTTCAACCGGTGATGCGAGTGATGCGGTGTCAGCATATCCGGCTCTCCGCCGCGAACACAGAGGAGGCTCCGAAACGTCGCTCCGCGACGGGCGGCGCCGACGCCGAAGGCCGGCGCCGCCCTCTCGAACGGCGCCGGCCTCGGCATCTCACGGCCCCGGGGACCTCGGTTCACCACCTCATGCGGAGGCGAACAGACCCTCCCCCACGAAGCCGTCCGGACCGCACCCCGGGGGGATGGCGAAGACCGCCGAGCCCACCGGCGTCGTCCACTGATTCAGGATGTCCAGATCGTCCAGGCGTTTCTGGATCGGCACGAATTGCCGGTCCACATCCGCCTGGAACGACGCGAACAGCAGCCCCGAATCGGACACCCCCGGGCCTCCAGGTGGGACGTCGTAGTTGAACGCCCTCCGGAAGATCCGCTGGGACGGGTCCTCCGGCCGCGCGCGGCGCAGATGGGAGAAGTCCGCGATCACGGGGAAGCCCACCGGATTCAGGGCCTTGAAGTCCGGTTCGTCGTGCTCGTCGGACCCGGTCAGCGGAGCGCCGTTGGAGAGTTTCCGCCCCACCGACTCCTCGCGTCCGGAGCGGTCCAGCTCGTCCCACTTGTCGAGGTTCATGCTGATGCGCCGGAGGACGAGGGACGTCCCGTTCTCCACCCAAGCCCGGTTGGTCCCGTCCCCGAACACGACGCGCTCGAAGCTCTCGCTGCCGGGCGACGGGTTGGAGGTCCCGTCCACCTGACCGAAGAGATTCCGCATGGTCGTGCCCGGCCTCTCCGTGCCGTACGCCCGCCGGAAGCCCTGTTGGACCCACCGGACCGTGGTGAAACTCCGGCTGTCCTTCAGCAGCATCCGCTGAGCGTGCGCGACCGTGAGCGGGTCATCGGCGCAGATCTGCAGGAGCAGATCCCCGCCGCTGTACTCCTTCACCAGGCGGTCGATGCCGAACTTCGGCAGTGGCCGGAGCCACGAGGGCGCCCGGCCCGGCGCCGCGACCCGGAAGAGCCCCGGCCCGAAGCCGAACGTGACCGTCAGGTTCGCCGGGCGGAACGCCAGCTCGGCCTCCGTGTCGGCGAGGGCGCCCTCCCCCTGCGTGAGGCGCGCGGCGTCGGAGGTGAGCAGCTTCAGCAGGGACTTCACCCCCGCCGCCACGATCCCCGGCTTCAGGTCCAGAGCCACGAAGGCGCCGTGGGCCTGCGCCGCGGTGCCGATCCCGGCCTGCCGCGGGCCGAAGAAGGGCACGGTGCCGGCTCCGTTGTCGGGCGTCTCCGCCGCCACGGACGACGACGGCGCGCCGCCCACCAGCTGCGTCCCGGCGGCGGCCAGGGCCCCCACCCCCGCCGCGGCGCCACCGAGGAGGAGGTTCCGGCGTCGTACCCCCTGGGAAGATCCCGCGGCGGAACCCGCGCCCGTCGGCTCCTCCGGACGGCCCTCAGGGGCGCCCGCCGGCTCCACGTCCCGCGGACTCACTTGGCCGGGGAGGTCGTGGGCTGCGCGTGCCCGGAGTGATCCTCACCGCCGTGACCCGAGTGCTGGCTCGAATCCCCACCGGGCGCGTAGTTCTCCTTGGCGCCGGAGAAGTCCTTGACCTGGGCGGTGAAGCTGAGGGTCGTGCCGTCGCTGGCCTTGAGCTCGAAGGGGATCTCGTCGCCGGCGCGGTACGCCTTGGCGAGCTTCACGAGCATGATGTGGTTCGCGCCGGGCTCGAGCTTGAGCTCACCGCCCGCGGGAATGGTGAACCCGCCTTCCTTGGCCCGCATCTGCATGCCGCCGCTGGGGTTCATGACGGTCTCGTGCAGTTCGGCCATGGGCGAGGCAGGGGTGGTCACGGTGGTGATGGTGATGTCCTTGCCGCTGCCGTTGCGGACGGTCCCGAACGCGGCGGTCATGCCGGAGGACGCCGCCTTCACCCAGGGCTCGCTGATCGAGAGGGCCGGCGCCGGGCTGGTCGAGGACGCGGCCGGGGCCGGAGCGTTCCCGGAGGAGCAGGCACTGAGCGCGAGAGCAGCGGCAGCGGCGAGGGACAGCAGGGAAAGGGTCTTCTTGGTGGTCATGGTGACTCCTGATCTGTGCCCGTCCGGGCAGCGTGAGGCCGGGACGGGTGAAAGTGTGGGATGAAAAGGGTGCCTGTCAGGCGGCGTCGTCGCGACGCAGGCGCTGGAGGGCCCGAACGGCGAGGAAGAGGCCGAGGCCCACGGCCGCGCCGATGCCGCCGGCGATCAGCCAGCCGGGGACCCCGGCCGCCTGACCGGATTCCGACGTGGCGCCGGCCTCAGCGGACGGCGCGGTAGCTCCGGCCGCGGGTTCGGTGCCCGGCGCGAGTCCGGGCGCCGGAATGGTGCCCACCTTCGCGTTCGCTCCGACCAGGAACGAATAGCTGCCGCTGATGGGGTGGCCGTCGCTGGAGACGACCCTCCAGCGGACCTGGTACTCCCCCTCCGGAAGGTCCGGCGCGAGGGGCTGGGCCAGGGTCTCCCGTGCGAGCACGGGCTTCCCCTGGGCCCAGTTCTTCGAGGCCGCATCGACGACGCGGATCTCGTAGCCCAGGTCCATGAGGGCCGCGCTGAACGTGACGGACACCTGGGTGGGTGCTGCCGACAGGCGTTTGCCGTCGGACGGGATGGACGAAACCAGTTGGTCGTGCGCCGAGGCCTTCGGTGCGCCCGCCAGGAGAACGGCGAAGCACAGCACCAGAACGGCCGTCAGCACGGAGGCACGACGCCCCGGGTTCCGCCATGCAAGGAATGGCAAAGAACTCATGACTGCTTCCTGCCCTGCGGGACACAGGGGCCCGGCAGGGCGGCTGAGAAGTGTGGCGCGGAGACTCCGCGCAGGTCTCACGGCACCGGCGCACGAGGCGGACCGGTGGCCGGGGTGACTAGAACGACTCAGACAGCAGCGGCGGGCCGCGGTGGCGCATGACCAGCAGGGGCACGCCGAGATTGCGCAGCGGCGTGACGCGCCGGTCGAGCGGCATGGTCAGCGATCCGGGCACGACGACGAGCGGCGCCACCCGGGGAATGACAGGAAGGAGCCGCATCCGCAGAGCGGCGAGAAGCTTCAGGAGGGTCACCTCGCCATGGCGCAGCACGGCGATGGTGAAAACCGCGGCGACCACGTGGCCCAGCCACATGAGCGGTGAGGAATGATCCATGAGCGCCATGGACCCGTCCGTGGCGACGCTGCCCGGGACCGGGGCCATCGACCGGGCCGCGTGTCCGGCGTGACCCATCCGGGCCATGTCGTGCGCCATCGTGGCGGCCGGCATGGTGGTCATTCCCGCAGTCGTCCCGGCGGTCATCCCCGCGGGCGCCATGCTGAACAGGCCGTGGAACAGCGCCTGGCTGAACAGGACACCGGCGGAGAGACGCCAAAGAGAAAGGGGGC
This region of Arthrobacter woluwensis genomic DNA includes:
- a CDS encoding sunset domain-containing protein: MKSLGRAVIAALTALVAVVASLVVAAPAEAAPTVATRVASYAAGPATVTRGKPITIQGQAQRLNGRTWANTGTVKAVVYFDPDGAKPNAAVRTLNSNTRGFVRTSFTASVSGKWSLRIVSTGTLKASSSVQKYVRVVAPPRPVATAPISKWNCPAWAPIKGNRSSMIYHMPGQRYYTRTAPERCFATEAAAQREGYRRAKV
- a CDS encoding Dyp-type peroxidase — translated: MSPRDVEPAGAPEGRPEEPTGAGSAAGSSQGVRRRNLLLGGAAAGVGALAAAGTQLVGGAPSSSVAAETPDNGAGTVPFFGPRQAGIGTAAQAHGAFVALDLKPGIVAAGVKSLLKLLTSDAARLTQGEGALADTEAELAFRPANLTVTFGFGPGLFRVAAPGRAPSWLRPLPKFGIDRLVKEYSGGDLLLQICADDPLTVAHAQRMLLKDSRSFTTVRWVQQGFRRAYGTERPGTTMRNLFGQVDGTSNPSPGSESFERVVFGDGTNRAWVENGTSLVLRRISMNLDKWDELDRSGREESVGRKLSNGAPLTGSDEHDEPDFKALNPVGFPVIADFSHLRRARPEDPSQRIFRRAFNYDVPPGGPGVSDSGLLFASFQADVDRQFVPIQKRLDDLDILNQWTTPVGSAVFAIPPGCGPDGFVGEGLFASA
- a CDS encoding copper chaperone PCu(A)C, giving the protein MTTKKTLSLLSLAAAAALALSACSSGNAPAPAASSTSPAPALSISEPWVKAASSGMTAAFGTVRNGSGKDITITTVTTPASPMAELHETVMNPSGGMQMRAKEGGFTIPAGGELKLEPGANHIMLVKLAKAYRAGDEIPFELKASDGTTLSFTAQVKDFSGAKENYAPGGDSSQHSGHGGEDHSGHAQPTTSPAK
- a CDS encoding copper resistance CopC family protein, which encodes MSSLPFLAWRNPGRRASVLTAVLVLCFAVLLAGAPKASAHDQLVSSIPSDGKRLSAAPTQVSVTFSAALMDLGYEIRVVDAASKNWAQGKPVLARETLAQPLAPDLPEGEYQVRWRVVSSDGHPISGSYSFLVGANAKVGTIPAPGLAPGTEPAAGATAPSAEAGATSESGQAAGVPGWLIAGGIGAAVGLGLFLAVRALQRLRRDDAA